GGCCTGTTACAAATTTGCTGCTCAATTATTCTTTATGGATGGAAGCCTCagttatttttaattgatgCGATTCAGAGCCTAAGAGAGAGAAAAACTTGAGAGTTCTTTGATTCATTGAGACCCTTCGATTTCAGGTGTTTTTTGTTTGGAATTTCGGGTTTTatccatgaaatttttttttttttcatttctcttcTGAAAATTTATAGCTTTTCCTCCCAAAGTCTTTTGTATTTTCATGAGCAGTTGAGGGtactgaattttttttcacttctgtgcgaaaattatattttctaaataTTAATTTCGCTTTCTCTAAATCTTTCCCAACTTTGTTTTCCTCTTAAAGTTTGTAATCATGAGTAGTACAGGATATTGAACCcgaattttttttgttcctcTTGTTTGAGAAGAATACGTTGAGGTTTTGCTTGTGAATGGACAAATCATATATGCAGTGGCCTACTTGTGGAATGAAAGACGGCAAATGCCCTCTTCTTCAATCAATATCAGTTAATTCATTTTGTTTACACTTATGCATTGCTAGCTTTCCTGAGAAGAAAAGAGTGGAGGAAGATGATTTGGATGGTTCCGGTGAAGCATCAGACCTTGTAAAGCTGGTATGATCACTACTACATTTTACATGTTTGCCTATATTACTTCATGATCATTATCTTATAAAGAAGGTTATATATCTTAGAGCTAGTGATCTTAGTAGCTTATTGTTTGTTTGACTACCTATTACAATAAGTGCTAAATTAACGATCTTAAGCTTAGTGCCAGGCTGCCAGCTCGAACACTACATATTGGCCCCTctaattttccttcttttccagATATTTAATCTTAACTACAAGTTCATATAATGTTAAATAAGTTATAGAGTTGTTATGTCTTAAAAATTATACCTATTGCCATAGATGGGATATATTCTTTATTGAAGCAAGTTGAATAAACTgtaattattttgattattcACGCATTAAAATTCTGAACTCTGGCATCGAAAAATAACTTTAAATCTGACTTATGGATTGGATCTAAAACCAGGATATGGGACAATTCAAGGGCCATGTTACGACCAAGAAGAAACAATCTCCTACCGTGGAAGTACACAACTCTTTAAAGCAAGAGGTATACCAAAATTGTATATCTTTATATTCAGGTTCGGGAGATTCTGGATTATTATATCCAACCCATTATGCTCAAGCGTGCTCCAGCTTTAACTTTGCTTACTGATGTTAGATGTGTTAGATATTTTGTACACAGATTCTACAGCTTGAGAAAAGATTACAAGATCAATTCAAGGTCCGTCATGCTTTAGAAAACTCATTGGGTTATAGGTCTTCCATCCATCATAATACAAATGCAAGTGTGATGCCTAAGGTAGCTTTTCTGCCTTCatattaaattttctttttatttttaatatatatgaaTATTTAACAGGGATAATTACATACCTGCATAGTACATACATGCTCTATTTCTGTCATATTCTGTTGCAAATTGCAATGTAAATTTTATCTGACATCTTGACACTGCTTTTATGTAACTCCAGCCAGCCACAGAATTGATTAAGGAGATTGCTGTGTTAGAATTAGAAGTTGCGCATTTGGAACAATATCTTCTCTCATTGTATAGGAGAGCATTTGATGGGAAATTTTCCTCTGTTTCCCCATCTAAGAAGGATGAACGACTAAAACCAATTCTAACAAGCCCAAGAATCAGATTCCTGGAAGTTTCTGAACCTGATATGCCATTGGAGAGGGAAAACTTGGCAGTTCAATCCAGTGGTCAGTCACTTGAAAATTCACAGAAGGAATTCAATGCAATTGGAGGAGAAGAGAAACTATTAGATTCCAGTGTTCACCGTTGCCACTCCTCACTTTCGCAACGCTCTGCATTCTTAAGTAGAACTTCTCCAGAAGAGTCTTTGGCAAACACTTTGCGTTCCTGTCATTCTCAACCGTTGTCTATGATGGAGGTAACTTCCATGCATTGTTTTAATAATTTTCTTGTTAAAGTCTGTTCCCTAAAAATGCTTGTTATTTTCTATCACCACACATCATGGCATAAGCTGCTTTACTTCACCATTTTTAATGAATAAGATCCTTATGTGTGGTGATATTCTTGTAATAGTGACAATTATGGGAAACCTAACTTTAGAGGGTTTAACTTCTTGTCGTGATATGTACGGATATTTGGAGGTTTTTTTCTGGATTATGACTGTCAATTGTTTTTCCAGTATGCTCAGAATACTTCGTCAAATTTAATTAGTCTGGCAGAGCATCTTGGTACACGCATTGCTGATCATATTCCAGAGACACCTAACAGGCTTTCAGAGGACATGATCAAGTGCATGTCCACCATATATTGCAAGCTTTCCGAATCACTCTTGTCACATAATGGCCTTTCATCTCCCAATTCATCTTTGTCATCAACAAGTGCATTTTCACCACGAGATCAGAGTGACATGTGGAGTCCACGATGTAGGAATAATTCATCTTTTGATGTACGATTGGATAATCCTTTTCATATTGAAGGACTTAAAGAGTTTAGTGGGCCATACAGCACAATGGTTGAAGTGCCATGGATTTATAGAGATAGTAAAAAACTAGGCGATATCGAGCACTTGCTACAACATTTCAGGTGAGCCTTTATGTCCCATCTGAAGTAAATTCCATATGCTCTTGACATAATCATTATGCTTATGGAGTTATCCTGTTACAGGTCACTTATCTGTAGGTTAGAGGAAGTAGATCCAAGAAAGTTGGAAAATGATGAGAAGTTAGCGTTCTGGATTAATGTACACAATACATTGGTTATGCATGTAAGGTTCACCACCTTTAATATACTGGTTTACATTGCGATCTTCTTTGGATGTTTGTTACCGGATTGTAATCAATATTCTGTGTCTGACAGGCGTATTTGGCTTATGGGGTTCCTCAAAACAATGTAAAGAGagtatttttgcttttgaaggtAAGAATAGTTCCACGGGCTTTACTTAGGGGAAAACATTGAGTACTGGCTTTGATTTACTTGGTTTCTTTTACTATCCAGGCTGCTTATAACATTGGGGGTCACACAATCAGCGCAGACACAATGCAAAGCTCTATCCTTGGATGCCGGATGTCTCGCCCGGGACAGGTAGGTCATAAGACACACATGCACGTGCACTCTGAAGCATTATGAAACGCTTGGTTTTTACTTAATATTTGTATGGAATTCAAACATACAACAGTATATCTCTGCTTGCAGTGGCTTCGTTTGTTACTTACTCCAAGGATGAAGTTCAAGACTGGAGATGAACGGCAAGCATATGCAATTGACCATCCGGAACCCCTTCTACACTTTGCACTGTGTTCAGGAAGCCATTCTGATCCTGCGGTACTTCATtaacttcatttttcttttattgagTTTATGTCTAGCATTAATTCATGAATGCTAAAGCTTTGCTGCCTCAGAATTACAGTTTTCTTACTCTTTCAAACTAACACTAGTTTTTTCTGTTAAGGTTTGATTCCCTTGCACGGtaaccaaacaaaaagaaaaatttcttTGAGGTTTACTTTTCCACATTACaccaaaaaggaaaatgataaTAAAGTCAACAAGTATGTTTGAATACCTTGATCTGCTCTTagctttttatgtttttacttGTGAGGAATTGTATGAACCGTCCATGATCTTTTTCAGGTTCGTGTATACACACCCAAGAGGGTATATCAGGATCTGGAAGCTGCAAAGGACGAGTACATTCGAGCTACCTTTGGAGTGCGCAAGGACCACAAAATTCTTCTACCGAAGATTGTTGAGGCATTTGCAAAAAGTTCGGGTTTGTGTCCAGTTGGTGTTTTAGAGATGATCCAACAGACTTTGCCTGAATCATTGAGGAAGAGTGTCAAGAAATGCCAGCTTGGGAAACACCGCAAGAGCATCGAGTATATTCCTCACAACTTCACATTTCGGTATTTAATTTCTAAAGAGCTGGTGAAGTGAACGGTTGCATAGGGTCCCATAAATTCATGTAATCTGCATTGTTGTCAAGGTTTTTATGGTAAGGAATTCGTCTCTCTTCTGTACAAAGTAGAATATGAACCCGGAAAAATCAAAGTAGAAAGAAGTGATGGCTAGAGAATAGAAGGGCGTAACCCTGCAGCATTTTGTATCTGCAATGTCGTGAAGGAATTCAGATTGTGCATTTTAGCACTGTAAATATATCTTTTGTTTCCCCGAAACCATCATTATTAATAGTAAAATCGATTGCAATTTCATGTGTCAATGAACTCTGCACGTGAGAGTCACGTGTTTATTAGCAGTTTTCTGTGTCGGTGGAAATTGAATTCTTCTTATATAATGTACAGTGTACCCATTTTTTGGATCACAAGAAtcatccaaattccaaattttggtttttgcaTCATATATTTCTTGGATCTCTCAAATCCATTTTCTTACTGTATAATCACAGAAATGCAACTGTATTCTGCAAcccaaaaaacacaaaacaaatcaCAAACACAGAGAGAAAGGAGATCTGAAGAACCATAGTGATTACATTATATATTTAGCAGCAAAAGACCCTTATACATTTGCCTAATTTACTTCAAACACCCTAAGTGCAACACATTATTGCTAATTAACCCCTCAACATCATAGATCCCAACACTTGCAAAAACTACACCCAAATTAGCTTCAACTTCAACTTCAATAAGTTCGAGAAAACTTACCTACACCTGGAATGCCACCATGACAGGTAGCGTGATTGGCTTAAGATTTCGCCACTGTAACATCCTAGTGCAAGGAAgttcttttcttcctttagTACGGGCTCTCCCCTACAACATTCCCAGGAGgattataaaaacaaatgctCAAGCTGCTCTGTTCTTTGACACATGTAGCCTGAGCACACCCAAGCTCCAAAGACTTCCTCCACACCACCTGGGTGTACACACCACACCAGTGATTTGGCACACAAGAGTTCCCACTGTGGTTGTAGAAGTCCTTCTCTTTGACCCAAGTGTCCACAACCATGGTTGGACTCACTGACTGCCCACTTGCCCACAGCTGATTGGCTCCATACTTGCTGCCACTGGTGATGTTAGCAAAGTTGCAGGCTTGGTTGTTTCTTTGGTACCTCACTAGCCTGCTTGTTGCATTGGCCAATGACTCACTCCACTTGAGCGGCTCAACACCCACTGCGGCTCTGGCTTGGTTGTGAGCTTGGAGGTACTCTCTGGCTGAAGGGTTGGAGCTTGGCGCCTGAGCCGCTGCAACATGGACTGAGCTGATGGCTAGAGCCAGGGCTGCTAGGACTAGCAAGGGATGATGATGAGCCATTTGATCTTTGATCTGGTGTTTGATGTGATCAAATATTTAGTTCTTCTTGTGCCTAGTTATTTATAGAGAAAGACTCTGTTGGTGAAGGGATATGCAGTGGAGGTACTAACTTACTAGTTTGCCCTTCTTTGTGAGAGTACTGTTGAAAGTATATAACTGTATTAATTGATCACATAACTTCTTATTGATGTGCTAATTGGTAGGTCATCATAATAATTGGTAGTAATTGTTGGACAATCATTAACCAAGTTGGAGTATTTTGTACGTGATGGGATCATTGGTTGTTCTTGATCTTGATAACTCCACAAATTCcatgtatatttatatgtatattgtaTTTGACCGTACAAACAGCTAAGGCAAATTAAATCACCTCTTCCTCCTACTTCTATTTTCCTTATCATATTTGTCTTCATTTCCTCTCTTGTATGAAATACTTTAATTGAAAAGTCTTGGCAGTCTTCAACATTACTCTACTGTATATCTTGCATCCACCCATGACAAGCCTCTACAAATAATAGTAGTTGACGACATATGTTGACATAAACTTTCGGCACATGTTGACATATGCTCAACGTAATGACCCAATGAAACTTTTTGGTTCATATTATGACCCCATTACTTGAAAGTTTAAAGTGCTGGCTACGCCACTGCGTAGAAAGGATGCTACTCAACTTTCACACTGAATTTTACAAATAAACCACATGGAGAAGGAGAATTGAACTTCTCAAATTAATGAGACAAACATAGGCAACCAACAAAGAACTCAGGATTGGACTTAAGACGACTTGCAAAAAAGATTCTGATCTCATGTTAAAAAATCATTACCCCCTAAAATCCTAAAGCGTGAGAGGCGACGGGCCAAATAATATAAATCAGGCTTATAGGAATGAGTACATATTAATTATCGCATCAGAGGCTAGAATCAGAAGATTTGGCATCCAActttaactttatttaattagtgGCACATGAGGCCCTAATATCGGACTATCTGTGACACATAACCTAACCCCTCCTGGCTCCTGCTAACAGGGGATTTGCCCTTGTTAAGTTCGCTGGAggattataaaaacaaaaagagttAAACTAGTTTACTCCTTGACACACTTGGCCTCAGCACACCCCAACTCCGAAGAATTTCTCCACACAACCTGCGTATACGAACGACTCATGATTCGGCGCACAGGGGTTGTTGTCGTGGTTATAGTACTGCTTCTCCGCCACCCAGGATTCCACAGCCAATTAGGGTTTGGTGCTCGGGCAGCACTAAATTATTTCAATTCAACTGGATTAAAATTAATGTCATGTTTGTTGTTTTGTTAACTTATAATTGTTGATTCTAAACCAGTTGAATTGGATAACAATCCAACTTACAAGTCTCATCTAGAACGGTGAGACTTCATAGGACTAACTTGTGCTTAACTTCAATCTTATCCAGTTTTACCACCTAGTaatacggtctagtggtattcctcttcacttgtaagtgagagatcttaagttcgattttcACCAGATGTGAATttgaccacattattgctagcccttATGATGCTTAACCTACCTCATCTCCGTTAATGtacaaataatattgtttgttcaaaaaaaaaaaaaaaaatcttatccaGTCTCGCCGCCGAGCAAGTCATGGTATATTCCTtctaatcaaaattcaaaaggaGTATTGATTGCTCATCCAAGAAAATCCCAGCGATGGAGTTGGTTAATGGTTGAATAGTAAATTGATTCAAGAGTCGGTGTAGCATGTACGTTCCCTAATTCACCAAATTTACATAAATTTCCCACGTCAATGCACGTGTGCACGTTGACTGCTATCTGTGGCTACTGGCTATAGAAGTCGTCAGCCTCTTGGAACCGTGACCTCAATTTATAGCTTCGGCGTTACAACCTACACGACAACCACCTTGTGATGGTGGTCGCTTTTAAAACCCCCGCAGATGCATGAATTTGTATTGACGCATAAGAGATGAATAAATGACGTAGAAGAGACGTTGCGCTCTTATTGAATTATGACACGTTCTTTAAAACGCGTCATGTctttaagaaaaaatgaaagTTTTGCACAATCTGTTTTTTATTGTTCTAATGGTTAGGGGTTTCATTTTCAAATAACTACGTCTCGAGCTCAAACCCTTCCTCCTATTGTTAGTGTAGAATATCAAATGtactcaaaaaataaaagtcTTGTATAatacatttttgctcaccacccctTCGATTAATATTAGATTAATATGAACGAGTTTGATTTAATCTACTATTacacaaatttcaaatttaaattcatctaaTAATTATCAATAGAATTAGAAGCATCACTACCACTTAATTGCTATGTACAAAAATATTTCAGAACTAGAGAACATTATTTTTGCAGACACCTTATCTATCAATGTAAAGTTCGGGCCTAATTTAGTATGGCTCAGGCCCAAATAACTCAACTGTGTTGGGCCTGTGCCCACATGCACTGCCTCCCCCTTGCCAAATAATGCCTGCCTAATAAAGCCTGCCTCAGTAAAACACTAGTCCTTCccttttcccaattttttttttttcgggtaGTCCTACATTCTTGCATACACCGGCGGTTTTTGATAccggaaaaatagaaaaatggtCCCCAATTTTCTCATCGCAAAATATCAAAATGTGTTTCACTACATCACTGCATTCgatcacaaaaataaataaaaaacttattatccaaaaaataaaaattcagggAAAGTTGAGCTTTGAAGTTAGGCGACCACCGTCTCTGGCCATCGCAGAGCTGGCCTTGATGGCCAGATCGCAGAGGTCCGGCAGAGAGAGGGGCTTCTGGGTCTGACGCAGTGGCAGCAGGAAGTAAATTTGGCCCGGCTGGAGCTCCTCGTCGTCGGGCacgtgggtcaagcacgtgccGATGGACATGGTTTCGGAGTTGCAGAGGAAATGATTGGGATTCTGGGAAGTGATGTGCTTTGATTGGGTTGGTCGCTTCAACACTTGCATCCGACCGTCCGCGTCGATCACTATGCTGCTTGTCGGCCGTCCGATCGCATCTGGTCGCGGTGCTCCTCCTCCTTTGCTTTTTGTGCTGGTCGGAGTGGAAGCACAGACGCCCATAATTTTGGGATTTTCACTGGGAGATGGGGGGAGAGACGGAGTGGCAGAGAAAGAAAGGCTGCTTCTTTTTAACTTGGTTCGTTGGTTTTACTTTACTTTTTAACATGGACTGATTAATGTGTTTGTATGACCACTAGGCCAAGATGAATTAAGAATTAAGgaatttctgtaatttttacaacaatatatttatattaagagGTAAAAGATTGAGCTACCGTCATATAATATTTctgttataataatttatttacaAACTAACAACACATAAGAGTTGAACTTAAAATCTCTTACTAAGTGATTTTGTACAACGCTAAGGTATAGGACTACGTGACTTTATATACTGGCAATGTACAAGATTAGATTGGAATGAATGCTAAACTATATTTTAAGGTAGGTTTAtacatttcaatttaaaaatagaAGATGAATTAGTTATTAAGAAAACTTATTTGTTCCAATTTCTGACATAATGAGAGGATTAAAAGAGCAAAATTTCCTTTACGTTTAATACCCTTGAAATGAAAATTCATCCACATCCATTTTCAACAGACCttgaattttataaattatcCATTCCTGTGAGTATCTAGAGATCAAACAAGGCCTAAAGAGTATAATGAAATACAATCTTAAGTAATAGACTACTATCTTGCATACGTATTGTGTTCCATCAAATAACTTATATATGGATCGaacatttgttttgtttgtatttCTGTAATACAAAGTTAGGAGAAGAATTAGCGTTGTGATGAACATATTCCATTTGCACTATGGTGCGGGTTCGACCTTTAATGATCATCTGTCTCTTAACATTTAACAAGTTAGCTTACTAATGCtatcatttttaaaaaaaaaagaaaaaaaaaatatatatatatatatcacaacatatatatcacaaagatctttatatgattctattAATATTCATATTAATTGTTTAATGCTCTAAAGTGCACATCTCCAATCACCA
Above is a window of Malus sylvestris chromosome 15, drMalSylv7.2, whole genome shotgun sequence DNA encoding:
- the LOC126604872 gene encoding uncharacterized protein LOC126604872 isoform X1; translated protein: MSGGEGKMLGLSVKQHKRSKSFPEKKRVEEDDLDGSGEASDLVKLDMGQFKGHVTTKKKQSPTVEVHNSLKQEIFCTQILQLEKRLQDQFKVRHALENSLGYRSSIHHNTNASVMPKPATELIKEIAVLELEVAHLEQYLLSLYRRAFDGKFSSVSPSKKDERLKPILTSPRIRFLEVSEPDMPLERENLAVQSSGQSLENSQKEFNAIGGEEKLLDSSVHRCHSSLSQRSAFLSRTSPEESLANTLRSCHSQPLSMMEYAQNTSSNLISLAEHLGTRIADHIPETPNRLSEDMIKCMSTIYCKLSESLLSHNGLSSPNSSLSSTSAFSPRDQSDMWSPRCRNNSSFDVRLDNPFHIEGLKEFSGPYSTMVEVPWIYRDSKKLGDIEHLLQHFRSLICRLEEVDPRKLENDEKLAFWINVHNTLVMHAYLAYGVPQNNVKRVFLLLKAAYNIGGHTISADTMQSSILGCRMSRPGQWLRLLLTPRMKFKTGDERQAYAIDHPEPLLHFALCSGSHSDPAVRVYTPKRVYQDLEAAKDEYIRATFGVRKDHKILLPKIVEAFAKSSGLCPVGVLEMIQQTLPESLRKSVKKCQLGKHRKSIEYIPHNFTFRYLISKELVK
- the LOC126604872 gene encoding uncharacterized protein LOC126604872 isoform X2, coding for MSGGEGKMLGLSVKQHKRSKSFPEKKRVEEDDLDGSGEASDLVKLDMGQFKGHVTTKKKQSPTVEVHNSLKQEILQLEKRLQDQFKVRHALENSLGYRSSIHHNTNASVMPKPATELIKEIAVLELEVAHLEQYLLSLYRRAFDGKFSSVSPSKKDERLKPILTSPRIRFLEVSEPDMPLERENLAVQSSGQSLENSQKEFNAIGGEEKLLDSSVHRCHSSLSQRSAFLSRTSPEESLANTLRSCHSQPLSMMEYAQNTSSNLISLAEHLGTRIADHIPETPNRLSEDMIKCMSTIYCKLSESLLSHNGLSSPNSSLSSTSAFSPRDQSDMWSPRCRNNSSFDVRLDNPFHIEGLKEFSGPYSTMVEVPWIYRDSKKLGDIEHLLQHFRSLICRLEEVDPRKLENDEKLAFWINVHNTLVMHAYLAYGVPQNNVKRVFLLLKAAYNIGGHTISADTMQSSILGCRMSRPGQWLRLLLTPRMKFKTGDERQAYAIDHPEPLLHFALCSGSHSDPAVRVYTPKRVYQDLEAAKDEYIRATFGVRKDHKILLPKIVEAFAKSSGLCPVGVLEMIQQTLPESLRKSVKKCQLGKHRKSIEYIPHNFTFRYLISKELVK
- the LOC126604874 gene encoding STS14 protein-like, which codes for MAHHHPLLVLAALALAISSVHVAAAQAPSSNPSAREYLQAHNQARAAVGVEPLKWSESLANATSRLVRYQRNNQACNFANITSGSKYGANQLWASGQSVSPTMVVDTWVKEKDFYNHSGNSCVPNHWCGVYTQVVWRKSLELGCAQATCVKEQSSLSICFYNPPGNVVGESPY
- the LOC126602823 gene encoding uncharacterized protein LOC126602823, with amino-acid sequence MGVCASTPTSTKSKGGGAPRPDAIGRPTSSIVIDADGRMQVLKRPTQSKHITSQNPNHFLCNSETMSIGTCLTHVPDDEELQPGQIYFLLPLRQTQKPLSLPDLCDLAIKASSAMARDGGRLTSKLNFP